From the genome of Campylobacter concisus, one region includes:
- a CDS encoding tautomerase family protein — protein MPYVNIKIAGPEPTKEQKDQVFKEVTETLVRVLGKKKEAVMIFIETHDASNIGVGGESVEDKRKVIK, from the coding sequence ATGCCTTATGTTAATATCAAAATAGCAGGCCCAGAGCCGACAAAAGAGCAAAAAGATCAAGTCTTTAAAGAGGTGACTGAGACGCTTGTAAGAGTACTTGGCAAGAAAAAAGAGGCGGTTATGATTTTCATAGAAACTCACGATGCTAGCAACATCGGCGTAGGTGGCGAGAGCGTAGAAGATAAGAGAAAGGTGATAAAATGA
- a CDS encoding thiol:disulfide interchange protein DsbA/DsbL: MKLIKMLILSAFFALNLSALTEGIEYQTLAKPLNVPKNSVVKVFSYDCPHCYKFDRTITKKLMSKLEDVKFIPYHLSTKGKLGETASKIFAALIFIDETNGTDLLSDESKFKQAKFAIYKARHDEKDDFSDGKDKEKFINLALKAAHVSKDDYEKALNSERAKGLLDTWFASYDVASISGVPAFVVSGKYLINLSAASSIDEMAKIIQELLDK, translated from the coding sequence ATGAAGCTTATCAAAATGCTAATTTTAAGTGCGTTTTTTGCGCTAAATTTATCAGCACTAACTGAAGGCATAGAGTATCAAACTCTAGCAAAACCGCTTAACGTACCTAAAAATTCAGTCGTTAAGGTCTTTAGCTATGACTGCCCGCACTGCTATAAATTTGACCGAACTATCACAAAAAAGTTAATGTCAAAGCTTGAAGATGTGAAATTTATCCCATATCACCTAAGCACAAAAGGCAAGCTTGGCGAGACTGCAAGTAAAATTTTTGCTGCTCTTATCTTTATAGATGAAACAAATGGGACTGATCTACTAAGCGATGAGTCAAAATTTAAGCAAGCAAAATTTGCGATCTATAAAGCAAGACATGATGAAAAAGATGATTTTAGTGATGGCAAAGATAAAGAAAAATTTATAAATTTAGCCCTTAAAGCAGCTCACGTGAGCAAGGACGACTACGAAAAAGCACTAAATAGCGAAAGAGCAAAAGGGCTTTTAGATACATGGTTCGCCTCTTATGATGTTGCAAGTATTAGCGGTGTGCCGGCTTTTGTGGTAAGTGGCAAATACTTAATAAATTTAAGCGCAGCTTCATCAATCGATGAGATGGCAAAGATCATACAAGAGCTTTTAGATAAATAG
- a CDS encoding ABC transporter substrate-binding protein, which produces MKKILLVFFLLFGIFSHANEDTVVIAIEEQTPRINPLYDEDHDPTLSLVFSGLTSHDENSNIVPELAKSWQVSNDGLEYIFELRDDAFWHDGVKFSAKDVKFTIEAAQDKKLNAPAISNYEVVKSVEILGDYKVKITLNEPFPPFLDALSFGVLPEHILKGKDISTDKFNEAPIGTGAYKLVKWKKDESLEFAANEKFYKGEPKIKRVFFKIVGDENLRLVGLKSGEIDVALISPTGVNFIKDDKKLSLLKFKSADYRALMFNFNDPLFQDKNVRIALNYAINKDEIVKNLFHGYASVANNPIEKSFANDSEFKFSHDPQKAKELLEKSGFKRNKAGFFEKDGKELGFDIYAFNNDILRVNLAKILSSELNKFGVRAKAYAKPRTAFSISEIDSFIIGWGSPFDPDFHTYRIFGGFADVSVNENSWNFNHYKDANVDIALKNARYTKDVELRKKYYKEFLKALFENPPYIFIAYLDYPLVFNNKILGIKTQILGHHGAGFLWNIREWQVK; this is translated from the coding sequence ATGAAGAAAATTTTGCTTGTCTTTTTTTTGTTGTTTGGCATTTTTTCTCATGCAAATGAAGATACCGTTGTAATCGCTATTGAGGAGCAAACACCTCGTATAAATCCACTTTACGATGAGGATCACGATCCTACGCTTTCACTCGTTTTTTCGGGGCTTACGAGCCATGATGAAAATAGCAACATCGTACCAGAGCTTGCGAAGTCTTGGCAAGTAAGCAATGATGGGTTGGAGTATATTTTTGAGCTAAGAGATGATGCTTTTTGGCATGATGGGGTGAAATTTAGCGCAAAAGACGTTAAATTTACTATCGAAGCGGCTCAAGATAAGAAGCTAAACGCGCCTGCTATCTCAAATTATGAAGTGGTAAAAAGTGTTGAAATTTTAGGTGATTATAAAGTAAAGATTACGCTTAATGAGCCTTTCCCGCCATTTCTTGACGCACTTAGTTTTGGTGTTTTGCCTGAGCACATTTTAAAAGGTAAAGATATCTCAACTGATAAATTTAACGAGGCACCCATCGGCACTGGCGCATACAAGCTTGTAAAGTGGAAAAAAGATGAGAGCTTGGAATTTGCGGCAAATGAGAAATTTTACAAGGGCGAGCCAAAGATAAAAAGGGTATTTTTTAAAATTGTTGGTGATGAAAATTTAAGGCTCGTTGGGCTTAAAAGTGGTGAGATCGATGTCGCGCTCATCTCTCCAACTGGTGTAAATTTCATAAAAGATGATAAAAAATTAAGCTTGCTTAAGTTTAAAAGCGCGGATTATAGAGCTTTGATGTTTAACTTTAATGATCCTCTTTTTCAAGATAAAAATGTAAGAATCGCCCTAAACTACGCTATAAATAAAGATGAGATAGTTAAAAATTTATTTCACGGATATGCAAGCGTAGCGAATAATCCTATAGAAAAAAGCTTTGCAAATGACAGCGAGTTTAAATTTAGCCACGATCCGCAAAAGGCCAAAGAGCTACTTGAAAAGAGCGGCTTTAAGAGAAACAAGGCTGGCTTTTTTGAAAAGGATGGCAAGGAGCTTGGCTTTGACATCTACGCCTTTAATAACGACATTTTAAGGGTCAATCTAGCCAAAATTTTAAGCAGTGAGCTAAATAAATTTGGTGTGAGAGCCAAAGCCTACGCAAAGCCAAGAACAGCCTTTAGTATAAGCGAGATTGATAGCTTTATCATCGGCTGGGGAAGCCCATTTGATCCAGATTTTCACACATATAGAATTTTTGGCGGATTTGCCGATGTGAGTGTGAATGAAAATAGCTGGAATTTTAACCACTACAAAGATGCAAACGTTGATATTGCCCTAAAAAATGCAAGATATACAAAGGATGTGGAGCTTAGAAAAAAATACTACAAAGAATTTCTAAAAGCGCTTTTTGAAAATCCACCTTATATTTTCATAGCCTATCTTGACTATCCGCTCGTCTTTAACAATAAAATTTTAGGCATCAAGACGCAAATTTTAGGCCACCATGGAGCTGGATTTTTATGGAACATAAGAGAGTGGCAAGTAAAATAG
- a CDS encoding ABC transporter permease encodes MRKVIFFLACFVFLALVTFAFVTPFFSKFEPNFTDFMMVNLAPSSEHIFGTDILGRDNLIRVAYALKNSLLILLLAGFLTTLFSLIYAYFGTSKSRVCESLFDKGLDAFLSIPNIVFIMLFSSFSSGDLLITSFIIAICSFMQGAKVFMQNLRLSKKCDYAEQVVINGASKFSLICFEILPNLKHLIISIFGISAINAVVMEATLGFFGVGSDANKISLGIMLNESKEALFLGSWWMVLFPGVTLFLLILATSIITSNSKNGNIKI; translated from the coding sequence ATGAGAAAAGTCATATTTTTCTTAGCCTGTTTTGTCTTTTTGGCACTTGTCACATTTGCCTTTGTGACGCCGTTTTTCTCTAAATTTGAGCCAAATTTCACTGACTTTATGATGGTAAATTTAGCCCCAAGTAGCGAGCATATCTTTGGCACTGACATTCTAGGCAGGGACAATCTCATAAGAGTGGCCTACGCACTTAAAAACTCGCTTCTTATCTTACTGCTAGCTGGCTTTTTAACGACGCTTTTTTCGCTCATCTACGCATATTTTGGCACGAGCAAGAGTAGAGTTTGTGAGAGCCTTTTTGATAAGGGGCTTGATGCTTTTTTAAGTATCCCAAACATCGTTTTCATCATGCTTTTTAGCTCATTTAGTAGCGGAGATCTGCTTATAACATCTTTTATCATCGCCATTTGCTCGTTTATGCAGGGCGCAAAAGTCTTTATGCAAAATTTAAGACTTAGTAAAAAGTGCGACTACGCCGAGCAAGTCGTGATAAATGGGGCTAGTAAATTTAGTCTTATCTGCTTTGAAATTTTGCCAAATTTAAAGCATTTAATAATTAGCATCTTTGGCATAAGCGCGATAAACGCAGTCGTCATGGAGGCTACGCTTGGCTTTTTTGGTGTGGGTAGCGACGCAAATAAAATAAGCCTTGGCATCATGCTAAATGAGAGTAAAGAGGCGCTTTTTCTGGGCTCTTGGTGGATGGTGCTTTTCCCTGGCGTGACGCTCTTTTTGCTCATCCTTGCAACCTCGATTATCACGTCAAATTCAAAAAATGGCAATATAAAAATATGA
- the bcp gene encoding thioredoxin-dependent thiol peroxidase, producing the protein MSEFSKADLERKITLEVGDKAPEFEALNQDGVKVALKDFIGKNVVLYFYPKDNTPGCTTEACEFSANYDQFIKNDTVIIGVSPDSVKSHVGFIAKQNLKHILLSDEDKEISKLYGVWQVKKNYGKEYLGIARSTFVIGKDGKIVKIYKSVKAKDHAAKVLADLVK; encoded by the coding sequence ATGAGCGAATTTAGCAAAGCAGACTTAGAAAGAAAGATAACACTTGAGGTTGGCGATAAAGCGCCAGAGTTTGAAGCGCTAAATCAAGACGGCGTAAAGGTCGCACTAAAGGACTTTATAGGTAAAAATGTGGTGCTTTACTTCTATCCAAAAGATAACACTCCAGGCTGCACAACTGAGGCTTGCGAATTTAGCGCAAACTACGATCAGTTTATCAAAAATGACACAGTTATAATTGGCGTTAGCCCAGATAGTGTGAAGTCTCACGTTGGCTTTATCGCAAAGCAAAATTTAAAGCACATTCTATTAAGTGATGAGGATAAAGAAATTTCAAAGCTTTATGGCGTTTGGCAAGTTAAGAAAAACTACGGCAAAGAGTATCTTGGTATCGCAAGAAGCACCTTTGTGATCGGCAAAGATGGCAAGATAGTTAAAATTTACAAAAGCGTAAAAGCCAAAGACCACGCCGCAAAAGTGCTAGCTGATCTTGTAAAATAA
- the hisIE gene encoding bifunctional phosphoribosyl-AMP cyclohydrolase/phosphoribosyl-ATP diphosphatase HisIE has protein sequence MNSVTKSIDWQKVGGLLPVVVCDHATNEVLMLAYMNEEALNLSLSSRYAHYFSRTKNRIWKKGEESGNTQEIKAVFLDCDNDTLLLKVIQNGGAACHTGARSCFFNEINLHDGKILDTKVEVKKINYGVLDELYHVIEDRKLNANPETSYVASLFKKGENQILKKVGEEAGEFIMAAKDLSFAENSKQNEQKAKDDLIYEAADLCFHALVALSAHNIHPDAVKNELVRRFGMSGIEEKRSRDVK, from the coding sequence ATGAACAGCGTAACAAAAAGCATAGATTGGCAAAAAGTTGGTGGATTGCTCCCAGTAGTGGTTTGCGACCATGCCACAAATGAAGTTTTAATGCTTGCTTACATGAACGAAGAAGCACTAAATTTAAGTCTATCTAGCCGTTACGCTCACTACTTTTCACGCACCAAAAATAGAATTTGGAAAAAAGGCGAAGAGAGCGGAAATACACAGGAGATAAAAGCTGTATTTCTAGACTGTGATAACGATACTTTGCTTTTAAAAGTGATTCAAAACGGAGGTGCAGCTTGTCACACCGGAGCAAGGTCGTGTTTTTTTAATGAGATAAATTTGCATGACGGCAAAATTTTAGATACAAAAGTTGAAGTCAAAAAAATAAATTATGGTGTGCTTGATGAGCTTTACCATGTGATAGAAGATAGAAAGCTAAATGCTAACCCTGAGACTTCATATGTGGCAAGTCTTTTTAAAAAAGGCGAAAATCAAATTTTAAAGAAAGTTGGCGAAGAGGCTGGCGAATTTATAATGGCCGCAAAGGATCTTAGTTTCGCAGAAAACTCAAAGCAAAATGAGCAAAAAGCAAAAGATGATCTGATCTATGAAGCAGCCGATCTTTGCTTTCATGCACTTGTAGCACTTTCAGCCCATAATATCCATCCAGATGCTGTAAAAAACGAACTTGTAAGGCGTTTTGGTATGAGCGGCATTGAAGAGAAAAGATCGCGAGATGTTAAATAG
- a CDS encoding prohibitin family protein, whose translation MPADLNDYFNKKKPGNDNRGSSQNSDKEPPFKKDFKMPNLPSGFGKFGALAYIVIAIIAIFAITQPFKVIHSGEVGIKSTAGKYEPNPLQPGFHFFLPFIQDIIIVDTRVRIINYTSGEDMGESMQKSYQGVGAGILRKNSISVLDARNLPVSIDITVQYRLNPENAPQTIASWGLSWESKIVDPVVRDVVRSIAGKYTAEELPTKRNDLARQIDDGIRKDIDSQPNKPVELLTVQLREIILPSKVKEQIERVQIAKQEAERTKYEVERANQEALKQAALAEGTAKAAIIEAKGKADAIKIEADATAYANKEVAKSVDQNLLNLKQIETQNKFNEALKENKDAKIFLTPGGAVPNIWLDTKDKTKASSASER comes from the coding sequence ATGCCCGCTGATTTAAACGATTATTTCAATAAAAAAAAGCCAGGTAATGACAACAGAGGCTCTAGTCAAAATAGCGACAAAGAGCCACCTTTCAAAAAGGACTTTAAAATGCCAAATCTACCAAGTGGTTTTGGTAAATTTGGAGCACTTGCCTACATTGTAATTGCAATTATTGCTATTTTTGCTATTACTCAGCCATTTAAAGTGATTCACTCAGGTGAAGTTGGTATTAAGTCTACAGCAGGTAAATACGAGCCAAATCCTTTGCAACCAGGCTTTCACTTCTTTTTACCTTTTATCCAAGATATCATCATCGTGGACACCAGAGTTAGGATCATAAACTATACTTCTGGCGAGGATATGGGCGAATCAATGCAAAAATCATATCAAGGCGTTGGCGCTGGAATTTTACGTAAAAATTCTATTTCAGTGCTTGATGCTAGAAATTTACCAGTTAGCATTGATATTACTGTGCAATACCGTTTAAATCCAGAAAATGCCCCTCAAACTATTGCCTCTTGGGGTCTTAGCTGGGAGAGCAAGATAGTTGATCCCGTCGTTCGTGACGTAGTTCGCAGTATCGCTGGTAAATATACAGCAGAAGAGCTTCCAACAAAGAGAAACGATCTAGCAAGACAAATCGATGATGGCATAAGAAAAGATATCGACTCTCAGCCAAATAAGCCAGTTGAGCTTTTAACAGTGCAACTTCGTGAGATTATCTTGCCTTCAAAGGTAAAAGAGCAAATCGAGCGCGTCCAAATCGCAAAACAAGAGGCTGAGAGAACAAAATACGAAGTAGAAAGAGCAAATCAAGAAGCCTTAAAACAAGCCGCACTTGCTGAAGGTACCGCTAAAGCTGCGATCATTGAAGCAAAAGGCAAGGCTGATGCCATTAAAATCGAGGCTGATGCAACCGCGTATGCAAATAAAGAGGTTGCAAAAAGCGTAGATCAAAATCTACTAAATTTAAAGCAAATCGAGACGCAAAACAAATTTAACGAAGCTCTAAAAGAAAACAAAGATGCTAAAATTTTCTTAACGCCTGGCGGAGCTGTGCCAAACATCTGGCTAGATACAAAAGATAAAACCAAGGCTAGCTCGGCAAGCGAAAGGTAA
- a CDS encoding branched-chain amino acid transaminase has product MNASEFIWMDGKLVKWDDAKVHVLTHSLHYANAVFEGTRAYKTKKGLAIFRLQDHTKRLLRSAKMTVLNVPYTEEELEKAQIELLRANKYNGNVYIRPLIFLGYGVMGVAHTKAPVQTAIASWEWGAYLGDEGLEKGIRVKISSFAKLAPAAQMNRAKASSNYLSSQMANYEAKEAGYDEALLLDSEGFVAEGPGECFFIVENGVLITPPNDNSLLSITQDTVIRLAHDLDIEVRRERITRDQAYTADEAFFTGTAAEVTPINSIDNRIIGNGARGEVTKRLQKAYFDVVYGLNKKYESFLTYI; this is encoded by the coding sequence ATGAATGCTTCAGAATTTATCTGGATGGATGGAAAATTAGTTAAATGGGACGATGCAAAAGTACACGTCCTAACTCACTCTTTGCACTACGCTAATGCCGTATTTGAGGGTACAAGAGCTTATAAAACAAAAAAAGGTCTAGCTATTTTTAGACTTCAAGATCACACAAAAAGGCTTTTAAGATCAGCAAAAATGACCGTTTTAAATGTACCTTACACTGAGGAAGAGCTTGAAAAAGCGCAAATAGAGCTTCTTCGTGCAAATAAATATAATGGCAATGTTTATATCCGCCCACTTATATTTTTAGGATACGGCGTAATGGGCGTAGCTCACACAAAAGCACCAGTGCAAACCGCTATCGCCTCATGGGAATGGGGTGCTTATCTTGGCGATGAAGGCCTAGAAAAAGGTATCAGAGTTAAAATTTCAAGCTTTGCCAAACTTGCACCTGCTGCCCAAATGAATAGAGCAAAAGCTAGCTCAAACTACCTAAGCTCACAAATGGCAAACTACGAGGCAAAAGAGGCTGGATACGACGAGGCGCTACTTCTTGATAGCGAAGGCTTTGTGGCTGAGGGTCCAGGCGAGTGCTTCTTTATCGTTGAAAATGGCGTTTTAATCACTCCGCCAAACGACAACAGCCTACTTAGTATCACTCAAGATACAGTCATAAGACTTGCTCACGATCTTGACATCGAAGTAAGAAGAGAGCGCATCACAAGAGATCAGGCTTACACAGCTGACGAGGCATTTTTCACAGGAACAGCAGCTGAAGTAACACCGATAAATAGCATAGATAACCGCATTATCGGCAATGGAGCCAGAGGAGAAGTGACAAAGAGACTACAAAAAGCTTATTTTGACGTAGTTTATGGACTAAATAAAAAATATGAATCATTTTTAACATATATTTAA
- a CDS encoding ABC transporter permease gives MFRAILKTAISSLGLLFFISFFLFLLIYFLPGNVTDVMFSRSEAVNLAIKEQILENLGLKDGFFVQYFRWLAHFVAGDFGTSFVSGASVFLLIKERLLNSLILFFASFFLIVFLSFFLGLLSAIYKNKFADIFINFSSFLLASLPHFYVALVLIAIFSVYLNVLPSSGANELGSSGVGAKFIILPTLAIILPHLGANVKFVKDRLNQSLNADFIQTAHARGLGRGKIYLFAIKQASTDIVYYFATLVAGVFAGSYVIESIFSFPGIGKLSLDAVIAKDYPVALAIILLTAVFVVFANLLAKIFAILADKRNL, from the coding sequence TTGTTTAGAGCCATTTTAAAAACAGCGATCTCAAGCCTTGGATTGCTATTTTTCATCTCATTTTTTCTATTTTTGCTCATATATTTTTTGCCAGGCAATGTCACTGACGTGATGTTTTCGAGGAGTGAGGCGGTAAATTTAGCCATAAAAGAGCAAATTTTAGAAAATTTGGGGCTAAAAGATGGCTTTTTTGTGCAGTATTTTAGATGGCTAGCTCACTTTGTCGCAGGGGATTTTGGCACTAGCTTTGTAAGTGGGGCAAGCGTTTTTTTGCTCATTAAAGAGAGGCTTTTAAACTCGCTTATCTTATTTTTTGCTTCGTTTTTTCTGATAGTTTTTTTATCATTTTTCTTGGGGCTTTTAAGCGCCATTTATAAAAACAAATTTGCCGATATCTTTATAAACTTTAGCTCGTTTTTGCTTGCCTCACTCCCTCATTTTTACGTAGCTCTCGTGCTAATAGCGATCTTTAGCGTTTATCTAAACGTGCTACCAAGTTCAGGCGCAAACGAGCTAGGATCTAGCGGCGTGGGGGCTAAATTTATCATCTTGCCAACTCTTGCCATCATCTTGCCACACCTTGGCGCAAATGTGAAATTTGTAAAAGACAGGCTAAATCAAAGCCTAAATGCTGACTTTATCCAGACGGCTCACGCTAGAGGTTTGGGGCGGGGCAAAATTTATCTCTTTGCGATAAAGCAAGCGAGCACCGACATAGTCTATTATTTCGCAACCCTTGTAGCTGGCGTTTTTGCTGGCTCATACGTCATTGAGAGTATTTTTTCATTTCCAGGTATAGGCAAGCTTAGCCTTGATGCAGTCATCGCCAAAGACTATCCAGTCGCACTTGCGATCATTTTGCTAACGGCTGTTTTTGTCGTTTTTGCAAATTTGCTAGCAAAAATTTTCGCTATCTTAGCAGATAAGAGAAATTTATGA
- a CDS encoding DUF748 domain-containing protein — translation MNKNKKTALISAICVVSLLVIYTLLGFFGIPYGIKNIAPKYLKDYNATLFVESAKFNPFTFELNATNAELNTTSPLFSTKQIDVKLKPFSIFKKLIEVDIFRLQEPNVKILRDKNSKFNFSNFISDDNATTEDNSTSSINFALNNAKIIKGSFSYSDQNLTNPFNVNFDDINYELSSLNTKKNSAGSHIFDSNSTLAHKIDLNGDIKLNPLKIEGNISIKNFSIDPVAISFIDNDTLNLKNAVINLGINYALIADENATNINLKDSFLNVKSLSIDEGKNELSLGELELPKFNLSSKIADKIDAKLELNTINLSYVSFKNAITASLKSLNLNDISLLANLNEKSELNATATLNSINANGLKIDETSKNLVNLKDINASNLNTNLANNKTALTLEKITFDDINAPLSKNANANVTGAKFSNISFTQDTNKSLATLDELSINGINLKAKNKEILDTTDVLTKTIKFDILNMALSAENIDVNRPKFNSELNGSGLSAINQLGLGEHEPAKTANHRTKTKKENTSASKSKESEFKFDIKNINVNNANIALTHLFEGEKITHKFDNLFVKIANLSSDFSKPFDAKVDMKSSQKLNLDLTSKIKLEPLDITAKIKLEDKNLPRYFAYAKPFLEADLSSGEMSANAELHYAKDIKADAKLSVKDIRLDDKNKEKLIAFKSLEVDKISLFKNNLEITGVALNSPFIKAHLSKEREFNLSKIVKEDKNKAQNEQKAESKKVASKKDDELNFSIKNFSLNNGEVDFSDASLFMPFATKISNLNGKLTDIDKKRPSSGEFKGIVGKNGFSQITAKLFPFELKQNTDIKLDFKDIDLIDITPYSGQFLGYKIKKGKLNLNLNYSVVDSKLNGSNLINFDTLTLGEKVDSKDAVNLPLSLAISILSDQNNQINIDLPVEGNLDDPDFKYGGVIWAAVKKLFADITLAPFRFLGNALGLGSKDLSSIDFLAGSSELISSEAPKIADFIKLTTAKPMMKLSITPTYSEIDVLYFKEKKLDQKINQIIASSGKDYITVLNSLVPNAKDKSDKALREEAIKIIEVDKEKLVELANERANTVKEALIKAGLEAGRINVNDVTSSEPKQNTYTSVLMGVAN, via the coding sequence ATGAATAAAAATAAAAAAACAGCACTTATTTCAGCCATCTGCGTAGTTTCACTTTTAGTTATTTATACTCTTCTTGGATTTTTTGGTATACCTTATGGCATTAAAAATATCGCTCCAAAATATCTAAAAGACTACAACGCAACGCTTTTTGTAGAGAGCGCTAAATTTAATCCATTTACCTTTGAGCTAAATGCTACAAATGCTGAACTAAACACTACTTCGCCACTTTTTAGCACAAAGCAAATCGATGTCAAGCTAAAGCCATTTTCTATCTTTAAAAAATTAATTGAAGTTGATATTTTTAGGCTTCAAGAGCCAAATGTCAAAATTTTAAGGGATAAAAATTCAAAATTTAACTTTAGCAATTTTATAAGCGACGATAACGCAACTACCGAAGATAACAGCACTAGCTCTATAAATTTTGCCTTAAATAACGCAAAAATCATCAAAGGCTCATTTTCATATAGCGATCAAAATTTAACAAATCCATTTAACGTAAATTTTGATGATATAAACTACGAGCTAAGCTCGCTAAATACTAAGAAAAATAGTGCAGGTAGCCATATCTTTGACTCAAACTCGACTCTAGCTCACAAGATCGATCTAAATGGCGATATCAAGCTAAATCCCTTAAAAATCGAGGGCAATATCAGCATAAAGAACTTTAGTATCGATCCAGTCGCGATTAGCTTCATCGATAACGACACACTAAATCTTAAAAATGCGGTCATAAATTTAGGAATAAATTACGCTTTAATTGCCGACGAGAACGCTACAAATATAAATTTAAAGGACAGCTTTTTAAATGTAAAATCACTAAGCATAGATGAGGGCAAAAATGAACTAAGCCTTGGTGAGCTAGAGCTTCCAAAATTTAATCTATCAAGTAAGATAGCAGACAAGATAGATGCTAAATTAGAGCTAAATACCATAAATTTAAGCTATGTGTCATTTAAAAATGCAATAACAGCAAGCTTAAAATCACTAAATTTAAACGATATTTCGCTTTTAGCAAATTTAAATGAAAAAAGTGAGCTAAACGCAACAGCTACGCTAAATAGCATAAATGCAAACGGCCTGAAAATAGACGAAACCAGTAAAAATTTAGTAAATCTAAAAGATATAAATGCCTCAAATTTAAATACAAATTTAGCAAATAATAAAACAGCTCTAACGCTTGAAAAAATAACGTTTGATGACATCAATGCCCCGCTTAGTAAAAATGCGAATGCAAATGTGACAGGGGCTAAATTCTCAAACATTAGCTTTACCCAAGATACCAATAAAAGCCTTGCAACTCTTGATGAGCTTAGTATAAATGGCATAAATTTAAAGGCAAAAAATAAAGAGATTTTAGATACCACTGATGTGCTTACAAAAACGATCAAATTTGATATTTTAAATATGGCTTTGAGTGCTGAGAATATCGATGTAAATAGACCAAAATTTAACTCAGAGTTAAATGGTAGTGGTTTAAGTGCGATAAACCAGCTTGGACTTGGTGAGCATGAGCCAGCAAAAACAGCCAATCATCGCACTAAAACTAAAAAAGAGAATACATCAGCTTCAAAAAGCAAAGAGAGTGAGTTTAAATTTGACATAAAAAATATCAATGTAAATAACGCCAATATCGCTTTGACTCACCTTTTTGAAGGCGAGAAGATCACTCATAAATTTGATAATTTATTTGTAAAAATAGCAAATTTAAGTAGCGATTTTAGTAAGCCATTTGACGCAAAAGTGGATATGAAAAGCTCACAAAAGCTAAATTTAGACCTAACCTCAAAGATCAAACTTGAACCACTTGATATAACTGCTAAAATCAAACTTGAAGATAAAAATTTGCCAAGATATTTTGCCTACGCAAAGCCATTTTTAGAGGCAGATCTTTCAAGTGGAGAGATGAGTGCAAACGCCGAGCTTCACTATGCAAAAGATATAAAAGCAGATGCAAAACTTAGTGTAAAAGATATTAGATTAGATGATAAAAATAAAGAAAAGCTAATCGCGTTTAAAAGTTTAGAAGTGGATAAAATTTCACTTTTTAAAAATAATCTTGAAATTACTGGAGTTGCTCTAAATTCGCCATTTATCAAGGCTCATCTAAGCAAAGAGCGCGAATTTAATCTAAGCAAAATCGTAAAAGAAGATAAAAACAAAGCCCAAAATGAGCAAAAAGCTGAGAGCAAAAAGGTGGCTAGTAAAAAAGATGACGAGCTAAATTTTAGTATCAAAAATTTCTCACTTAACAACGGCGAGGTTGATTTTTCAGATGCGTCACTATTTATGCCATTTGCTACAAAAATTTCAAATCTAAATGGCAAGCTAACTGACATCGATAAAAAACGTCCAAGTTCTGGTGAGTTTAAAGGCATAGTTGGCAAAAATGGCTTTTCTCAGATTACAGCAAAATTATTTCCTTTTGAGCTAAAGCAAAATACCGATATTAAGCTTGATTTTAAAGATATCGATCTAATCGACATAACGCCATATAGCGGGCAATTTTTGGGCTATAAAATAAAAAAAGGCAAGTTAAATTTAAATCTAAATTATAGCGTTGTTGATTCAAAACTAAACGGCTCAAATCTTATAAATTTTGACACACTCACACTTGGAGAAAAGGTTGATTCAAAAGATGCTGTAAATTTGCCACTTTCGCTTGCTATATCGATATTAAGCGATCAAAATAATCAAATAAATATCGACCTACCAGTTGAAGGAAATTTAGACGATCCTGACTTTAAATATGGCGGTGTCATTTGGGCTGCTGTTAAAAAGCTCTTTGCAGACATTACGTTAGCTCCGTTTAGATTTTTAGGTAATGCTCTAGGACTTGGCAGCAAGGATCTAAGCTCTATTGATTTTCTTGCTGGAAGTAGCGAGCTAATAAGCTCAGAAGCACCAAAAATAGCTGATTTTATAAAATTAACTACTGCAAAGCCTATGATGAAACTTAGCATCACGCCTACTTACTCCGAAATAGACGTGCTCTACTTTAAAGAAAAAAAGCTTGATCAAAAGATAAATCAAATAATCGCCTCAAGTGGTAAAGATTATATTACTGTGCTAAATTCTCTCGTTCCAAACGCTAAAGATAAAAGCGATAAAGCCTTAAGAGAAGAGGCAATAAAAATCATCGAAGTGGATAAGGAAAAGCTAGTTGAGCTTGCAAATGAGCGTGCAAATACAGTAAAAGAAGCGCTCATCAAGGCTGGACTTGAGGCTGGCCGCATAAATGTAAATGATGTAACAAGCTCAGAACCTAAGCAAAACACCTATACAAGCGTGCTTATGGGAGTGGCGAACTAA